Proteins encoded together in one Chitinophaga sp. LS1 window:
- a CDS encoding acyl-CoA desaturase has product MIILIFFISIWYLSLFSQTFFQHRYAAHGAFEMSKGWERFFFILTYVTQGSSYMSPRAYAVMHRLHHAHTDTPLDPHSPSNSSNIFAMMWHTRTVYQHILHHKMDVEERYTKNVPSWERLDRFANGTLSRLMWVALYILFFIVFATSPWQYLLLPIVVSMGAFHGAIVNWFAHKYGYINFKLKNTSMNLLFVDVLMLGESYHNNHHKHPASVNFGRRWFEIDPVYYVIKMFAYFKIIKLARA; this is encoded by the coding sequence ATGATTATCCTTATTTTTTTTATTTCCATCTGGTACCTTTCGTTGTTTTCTCAAACTTTTTTTCAGCATAGGTATGCAGCACATGGTGCTTTTGAGATGAGTAAAGGCTGGGAACGATTCTTTTTCATTTTAACGTATGTTACACAAGGCTCGTCTTACATGAGTCCCAGAGCATATGCGGTTATGCACAGACTACATCATGCCCATACAGATACACCTTTGGATCCGCATTCGCCATCCAACTCGTCCAACATATTTGCTATGATGTGGCATACTAGAACTGTCTATCAGCATATCCTACATCATAAAATGGATGTAGAAGAACGGTACACAAAAAATGTCCCTTCCTGGGAGCGTTTGGATCGTTTTGCCAATGGAACACTTTCACGATTAATGTGGGTAGCACTATACATCCTGTTTTTTATAGTGTTTGCTACAAGCCCGTGGCAGTATTTGCTGTTACCAATTGTTGTTTCAATGGGTGCTTTTCATGGCGCGATCGTTAATTGGTTTGCACATAAGTATGGGTATATTAATTTCAAATTGAAAAATACATCGATGAATTTACTGTTCGTGGATGTATTAATGTTGGGAGAATCTTATCATAACAATCACCATAAACATCCGGCTTCTGTGAATTTTGGCCGTCGTTGGTTTGAAATTGATCCTGTGTATTATGTAATTAAGATGTTTGCATATTTCAAGATCATCAAGCTGGCGCGAGCTTAA
- the purE gene encoding 5-(carboxyamino)imidazole ribonucleotide mutase, with protein MKQVEVGIIMGSSSDAPIMRQAIEVLKKFDVGYEFNVVSAHRTPQKMFEYATTAEERGLKVIIAGAGGAAHLPGMVAAITTLPVVGVPIKSSNSLDGWDSLLSIVQMPGDIPVATVSVNGARNAGLLAVQILATADSTLREKLAALKKENNDKVAKQNETLDRE; from the coding sequence ATGAAACAGGTAGAAGTAGGCATTATTATGGGCAGTAGTTCCGATGCGCCTATTATGCGTCAGGCAATAGAGGTGTTAAAGAAATTCGATGTAGGATATGAGTTTAACGTCGTGTCTGCACACCGCACCCCCCAAAAAATGTTTGAGTACGCAACTACCGCTGAAGAGCGTGGTTTGAAGGTGATCATTGCAGGAGCTGGCGGTGCCGCACATCTTCCTGGTATGGTGGCTGCAATTACTACATTGCCTGTAGTTGGTGTGCCGATCAAGTCTTCCAACTCCCTGGATGGTTGGGATTCCCTGTTATCTATCGTGCAAATGCCGGGTGATATTCCTGTAGCGACGGTGAGTGTGAATGGAGCACGTAACGCTGGTTTACTGGCGGTGCAGATCCTGGCGACAGCTGATAGTACACTGAGGGAGAAGCTGGCGGCGTTGAAGAAGGAGAATAATGATAAGGTCGCTAAGCAAAATGAGACCTTAGATCGCGAATAG
- a CDS encoding 5-(carboxyamino)imidazole ribonucleotide synthase, whose product MLENLKIGILGGGQLGGMLLRHAIDLGLSVSVLDKDANASCSRYTSSFTIGDPKSYEDVLAFGKGLDVITIEMEAVNIDALRELEKQGKKVFPSPDTIQVIQDKYTQKQFLLSHSIPVVPGVAVEGKNDLNNLENKLPGCLKKRRDGYDGYGVMVLKTAADIANAFDVPSVLEELVDIKHEIAVIVARNEHGAVKCYDPVMMVFSEEKFVLESQVAPAQLAEGLQEKANTLAENIANALNLVGILAVEMFVTKDNQILVNELAPRPHNSGHHTIEASTTSQYEQLLRAILGLPLGDTALHLPSMMLNILETAALSANREEKFTLLLDIPGAHLHWYGKKGSRLGRKVGHITITGSTMEDISSKAETIRKILN is encoded by the coding sequence ATGCTTGAAAATTTGAAAATAGGAATATTAGGAGGCGGTCAGCTGGGAGGGATGCTTTTACGGCATGCCATCGATCTCGGCCTCAGCGTTTCGGTGTTGGATAAAGATGCAAACGCGTCTTGTTCCCGTTATACTTCTTCTTTTACCATTGGCGATCCAAAATCTTATGAAGATGTGCTGGCATTCGGCAAAGGGCTTGATGTGATCACTATCGAAATGGAAGCGGTCAATATAGACGCCTTACGCGAACTGGAAAAGCAAGGGAAAAAGGTATTTCCATCTCCTGATACTATTCAAGTGATCCAGGATAAATATACCCAGAAGCAGTTTCTCCTGTCACACAGTATACCAGTGGTGCCAGGTGTGGCTGTTGAAGGCAAAAATGATCTTAACAATCTCGAAAATAAATTACCGGGTTGTCTTAAAAAACGACGCGATGGGTACGACGGTTATGGCGTAATGGTGTTGAAGACAGCTGCAGATATTGCCAATGCTTTTGACGTGCCGAGTGTGCTGGAAGAGTTGGTGGATATTAAACACGAAATCGCTGTAATCGTAGCACGAAATGAGCATGGCGCTGTAAAATGCTATGACCCTGTGATGATGGTGTTTTCCGAAGAGAAATTCGTACTTGAGTCGCAGGTAGCACCTGCTCAGTTAGCGGAAGGCTTACAGGAGAAAGCCAACACCCTCGCTGAAAATATAGCCAATGCGCTTAACCTGGTTGGTATTCTTGCTGTAGAAATGTTTGTCACAAAAGATAACCAGATCTTAGTGAATGAACTGGCACCAAGACCTCACAACAGTGGTCATCACACGATTGAAGCCAGTACTACATCACAATACGAGCAACTGCTCCGGGCGATATTAGGGTTGCCACTTGGTGACACAGCACTGCATTTGCCTTCTATGATGTTGAATATACTGGAAACGGCTGCACTGTCTGCTAACAGGGAGGAGAAATTCACGCTCCTGTTGGACATCCCGGGGGCACATCTTCACTGGTATGGCAAAAAGGGTAGCAGGTTAGGCAGGAAAGTAGGGCATATTACCATCACAGGCAGCACAATGGAAGACATATCGTCAAAAGCTGAAACTATTCGGAAAATTTTAAATTAA
- a CDS encoding 3',5'-cyclic-nucleotide phosphodiesterase — MKNILTIAGILLCQFSYAQTSFKVIPLGVKGGTDESNLSAYMIAPQGSEDYVCLDAGTVHYGIQKAIQAKLLHGTAAEVLRQNVKGFLISHGHLDHLAGMIINSPDDSTKNIYGLDYCLDILKDKYFSWKSWANFANEGEKPALGKYHYTVLTPGTEAPLQNTAMQVTAFSLSHSNPYQSTAFLVRHEEAYILYLGDTGADSVEHSDKLHLLWVEVAPLLKAKKLKAIFIEVSFDNQQPDKQLFGHLTPHWLMLELQDLASLAGTEELKGFPVVITHIKPGGNREQLIREQLKAYNPLQVKLIVPEQAKLIKL; from the coding sequence ATGAAAAATATCTTAACAATAGCAGGTATCCTACTTTGTCAATTTTCATACGCGCAAACTTCGTTCAAAGTGATACCACTGGGGGTGAAAGGAGGTACTGATGAAAGCAATCTTTCTGCTTATATGATCGCTCCGCAGGGAAGTGAAGATTATGTATGCCTGGATGCGGGCACTGTGCACTACGGTATTCAAAAAGCCATACAGGCGAAACTATTGCATGGCACTGCTGCTGAGGTGTTGAGGCAAAATGTAAAAGGATTTCTGATCTCCCATGGTCATCTTGATCATCTGGCGGGTATGATCATCAATTCACCGGATGATAGTACGAAGAATATTTATGGGTTAGATTATTGTCTGGATATATTAAAAGATAAATATTTCTCCTGGAAAAGCTGGGCAAATTTTGCTAATGAAGGCGAGAAACCGGCACTTGGTAAATATCACTATACAGTACTGACTCCAGGCACCGAAGCACCTTTGCAAAACACAGCTATGCAGGTCACGGCTTTTTCGCTCAGTCATTCTAATCCTTACCAAAGTACGGCATTCCTGGTTCGGCATGAAGAAGCTTATATACTTTATTTGGGTGATACTGGCGCAGATTCAGTTGAACATTCTGATAAACTACACCTGCTATGGGTAGAGGTAGCTCCCTTGTTGAAAGCAAAAAAGCTAAAGGCTATTTTTATAGAGGTGTCTTTTGATAATCAGCAACCGGATAAACAATTGTTCGGCCATCTTACCCCACACTGGCTGATGTTGGAATTACAGGATTTAGCGTCTCTTGCAGGAACGGAGGAGTTGAAGGGGTTTCCGGTGGTGATCACGCATATCAAACCGGGTGGTAATCGTGAGCAACTGATACGGGAGCAATTAAAGGCGTATAATCCTTTGCAGGTTAAACTGATTGTTCCTGAGCAGGCTAAGTTAATTAAGCTGTAA
- a CDS encoding galactosyltransferase-related protein, with translation MIFLSAQPDTLYFKWQLEVQLVNFRKHGILKEQIHVLVGYDPEKGLLPKFAELLLAFSDYALFFLYEDTRTNRLYPSSLRPHIIKKHFKSYPEECSVPVFYHDPDIIFRKLPDFESMCRADDANWYVSDTRSYISAEWLISTGRVVLQEMCMAIDMDQALVELNSEHSGGAQYLMKGVNYQFWDRVESDCVKMYRHLSMHNERYAQLYEEQTGQRFYQPPIAWCADMWAVLWNAFRLHYPVRIHEELAFCWPKEEMVCWEQTKIFHNAGLGREHAHQHFFKGDFEQLPPYHVNFDYVSKAYCSWQYVLAVRETEAAMRIDLSDMTFLLPVRIDSRDREDNLKMSIQFLNKYFRTTIIVLEADVAPRVDKSILTENTTYVFVEDSAHWFHRTKYNNEMIRMVTTPYLALWDVDVVAAPAQIVAAVNQLRNGDCKISLPFDGNVVFVADPDLKKLFQQQLDLKILQKLKPSQFKSVGGAVMLDREAFIACGMENERFYKWGPEDQERLRRMAVLGYKAVRIKGALYHIDHVTLHNSGYRSEDDYQELMQHQMDVVNSAAEELKKEVRYWNQLLKL, from the coding sequence ATGATATTTTTATCCGCACAACCGGACACGCTGTATTTTAAGTGGCAACTGGAAGTACAGTTGGTTAATTTTAGAAAGCACGGCATTCTCAAAGAACAAATACATGTATTGGTAGGGTATGATCCTGAAAAAGGATTACTACCGAAATTCGCGGAGTTGCTGTTGGCATTCAGTGATTATGCTTTATTCTTTTTGTACGAAGATACCCGGACTAACCGGTTATATCCTTCTTCGCTTAGACCTCATATCATCAAAAAGCATTTTAAGTCATATCCGGAAGAGTGTAGTGTACCTGTGTTCTATCATGATCCGGATATCATATTCCGTAAGTTGCCCGATTTTGAATCCATGTGCAGGGCTGATGATGCAAATTGGTATGTATCGGATACCCGTTCTTATATCAGTGCTGAATGGCTGATCAGTACAGGACGTGTTGTGCTGCAGGAGATGTGTATGGCCATAGATATGGATCAGGCGTTGGTGGAGTTGAACAGTGAACATTCCGGCGGCGCCCAATACCTGATGAAAGGTGTAAACTATCAATTCTGGGACAGGGTAGAATCGGATTGTGTAAAAATGTATCGTCACCTGAGTATGCATAATGAGCGTTATGCGCAGTTGTACGAAGAGCAGACAGGCCAGCGTTTCTATCAGCCTCCCATAGCCTGGTGTGCGGATATGTGGGCGGTGTTGTGGAATGCCTTTCGCCTGCATTATCCCGTGAGGATTCATGAAGAGCTGGCCTTTTGCTGGCCAAAGGAAGAGATGGTGTGCTGGGAGCAAACAAAAATCTTTCACAATGCCGGGTTGGGTAGAGAGCATGCACATCAGCATTTCTTCAAAGGAGATTTTGAGCAACTGCCACCGTACCATGTCAATTTTGATTATGTCAGCAAAGCGTATTGCAGCTGGCAATATGTATTGGCAGTGAGAGAAACAGAAGCAGCGATGAGAATCGATTTAAGTGATATGACCTTTCTGTTGCCGGTCAGGATCGATAGCCGTGACAGGGAGGATAACCTGAAGATGTCAATTCAGTTTCTGAATAAATATTTCCGGACTACTATTATCGTGCTGGAAGCAGATGTTGCACCCCGGGTGGACAAAAGTATATTGACGGAAAATACCACCTATGTATTTGTGGAGGATAGCGCGCACTGGTTTCATCGGACAAAGTACAACAATGAAATGATCAGGATGGTTACTACACCGTATCTCGCATTGTGGGATGTAGATGTAGTAGCGGCTCCTGCACAGATAGTGGCGGCCGTCAACCAGTTACGAAACGGTGATTGCAAAATATCTCTGCCTTTCGATGGCAATGTAGTATTTGTAGCTGATCCGGATTTGAAAAAACTATTCCAGCAACAACTGGATTTAAAGATCCTGCAAAAGTTGAAGCCATCTCAATTTAAATCAGTGGGCGGGGCCGTGATGCTGGACAGGGAAGCATTTATAGCCTGTGGCATGGAAAACGAGCGATTTTATAAATGGGGACCTGAAGACCAGGAGCGGCTTAGGCGGATGGCGGTATTAGGTTATAAGGCAGTGCGGATAAAAGGAGCATTGTACCATATAGATCATGTCACATTGCATAATTCCGGTTATCGTTCGGAGGATGATTACCAGGAGCTGATGCAACATCAAATGGATGTGGTGAATTCGGCGGCAGAGGAGTTGAAAAAAGAGGTGAGGTATTGGAACCAGTTATTAAAATTATGA
- a CDS encoding beta-1,6-N-acetylglucosaminyltransferase: MRIAYLITAYRDFDHLSRLIEKILTPETEIFVHIDAKIEYNLSIALKDNDRVHILEDRFLVTWGGFNLTLAFMALMSECRASGTYDQVFLISGADFPLVSNDEISAFVAANKDLIFLEYFEIPYAKWTGSNGGIDRYELEWPVDDIGKDTAEEYAWQQKEAGIRRAFPAGLKPYGGSCWWTMPSAVLEYLCDYFTDNFDWIYPYFRTVLLADEILIPTVIMNSPYKRKVINNNLRYIDWVTGPASPKILTMDDLPLLKASGCLFARKFIPAIDSEVIDQLEQSIMLT; encoded by the coding sequence ATGCGAATTGCCTATCTCATCACAGCTTATCGCGATTTTGATCATTTGTCCAGGCTGATAGAAAAAATCCTCACTCCTGAAACAGAAATATTTGTGCATATAGATGCAAAAATCGAATACAACTTATCGATAGCCCTGAAGGATAATGACAGGGTGCATATATTGGAAGATCGTTTTCTGGTTACGTGGGGCGGCTTTAATCTTACACTGGCATTTATGGCCCTCATGAGTGAATGCAGGGCATCAGGTACATACGATCAGGTATTTTTGATCAGTGGTGCCGATTTTCCCCTTGTGAGCAATGATGAAATCAGTGCATTCGTGGCGGCTAACAAGGATCTTATCTTTCTTGAATATTTTGAAATACCCTACGCCAAATGGACAGGTAGTAATGGTGGAATAGACAGATACGAATTGGAATGGCCCGTGGATGACATAGGAAAAGATACGGCGGAGGAATATGCGTGGCAACAAAAGGAGGCTGGCATACGAAGAGCGTTTCCCGCAGGGTTGAAACCCTATGGAGGTAGTTGCTGGTGGACAATGCCCTCTGCTGTATTAGAATACCTTTGTGATTACTTTACCGACAACTTTGATTGGATCTATCCTTATTTCAGAACAGTATTACTGGCCGATGAAATACTGATACCAACTGTTATCATGAACAGCCCTTACAAAAGAAAGGTAATAAATAATAATCTCCGTTACATAGACTGGGTGACAGGTCCGGCATCGCCCAAAATACTTACCATGGATGATTTGCCTTTGCTGAAAGCCAGTGGTTGCCTTTTTGCGAGGAAATTTATTCCAGCCATAGATAGCGAAGTGATCGATCAACTTGAACAATCAATAATGTTGACATGA
- a CDS encoding peptidase domain-containing ABC transporter gives MFKKRKIVFQRQLDTSDCGSTCLCMIARHYGKAYSLEYMRELSFIGKEGVSLLNLSFAAEKIGFRTLRAKLTLEKLAEDCPLPCVLHWNQDHFIVLYEVYRTFPGRKLRFKIADPAHGVVTINEKTFRDNWISTTDDFGMALLMEPTTEFYQHQTVVQKPGLSFLVRYLAPHKRFIIQLFIGMLATSLIALAFPLLTQFLVDYGIQGHNIHLIYMLLLSQLFLFTGSLVIDLLQNWLLLHVNIRLNLNIISDFLIKLMRLPIKFFDSKAVGDILQRINDHQRIETFLTGVTLSTLFSFINIVVFSTILSFYSTQILFVFLFFSIAGVSWILLFQRKRKELDYERFSRNKENQDQLVEMITGMQEIKLYGSERTKRWNWEYLQIKVFRLNIRSLALAQYQRTGYVFLNQFKNILISFIAASAVLNGELSLGVLLSISFIIGQTNGPLEQLVAFIQAAQDAKISMDRMNEIHSREEEEKKGEITEDLSAVHLDEKGLFHPQEEDIILDNISFQYEGPHSPFVLKDICLRIPKGKITAIVGDSGSGKTTLMKLLLGYYEPVNGRILVGDQPLPSLSPKYWRSKCGTIMQDGYIFSDTIANNIALDGEEIDHTRMQLAVETANIKAFIESCPMGYVTRIGNNGTGISGGQRQRIFIARAVYKDPDYLFMDEATSSLDAINERKIMNNLQAFFGGKSVVIIAHRLSTVKNADQIIVLQQGRIVEQGDHQTLTQRRGYYYELVKNQLEIGN, from the coding sequence GTGTTTAAAAAAAGAAAAATAGTATTTCAGCGGCAATTAGATACCTCCGATTGTGGATCTACCTGCCTGTGTATGATAGCCCGGCATTATGGCAAAGCGTATTCCCTGGAATATATGCGTGAGCTGTCTTTCATAGGAAAGGAAGGGGTGAGTTTGCTCAACCTGAGCTTTGCTGCAGAAAAGATCGGCTTTCGTACGCTGAGAGCAAAACTTACATTAGAGAAGCTGGCAGAAGATTGTCCGCTGCCCTGTGTCCTGCATTGGAACCAGGATCACTTTATTGTATTATATGAGGTCTACCGCACCTTTCCTGGCAGGAAACTACGCTTCAAAATAGCCGATCCTGCACATGGCGTTGTCACTATAAATGAAAAAACATTCAGAGACAACTGGATCAGTACGACCGACGATTTTGGGATGGCATTGCTGATGGAACCTACAACTGAATTCTACCAGCATCAAACCGTCGTACAAAAACCGGGGCTAAGTTTTCTGGTACGATACCTGGCTCCTCACAAAAGGTTCATCATACAATTGTTTATAGGTATGCTGGCCACGAGTTTGATTGCGCTGGCCTTTCCACTGCTGACACAATTCCTTGTTGACTATGGTATACAGGGGCATAATATCCACCTGATCTACATGCTGCTGCTATCACAGCTTTTCCTGTTTACGGGTAGTCTGGTGATAGATCTCCTGCAAAACTGGCTGCTGCTACATGTAAACATCCGTTTGAACCTCAATATTATTTCCGATTTCCTGATCAAGTTGATGCGCTTACCTATCAAATTCTTTGACTCGAAAGCAGTGGGTGATATTCTGCAACGTATCAATGATCATCAGCGTATTGAGACCTTCCTGACTGGGGTTACGCTTAGTACCCTGTTCTCTTTCATCAATATTGTCGTATTCAGTACGATTTTATCTTTTTACAGCACGCAGATTTTATTTGTTTTCCTCTTCTTCAGTATCGCTGGCGTAAGCTGGATACTGTTGTTTCAGCGTAAACGTAAGGAACTGGACTATGAGCGTTTTAGCCGGAATAAGGAGAACCAGGATCAGTTGGTGGAAATGATTACCGGCATGCAGGAGATCAAATTGTACGGCAGTGAGCGGACCAAACGTTGGAACTGGGAGTACCTGCAGATAAAGGTATTCAGGCTTAATATACGAAGCCTGGCGCTGGCACAGTACCAGCGGACAGGCTATGTGTTCTTAAACCAATTCAAGAATATCCTCATCTCATTTATAGCCGCCAGTGCAGTGTTAAATGGTGAATTATCCCTTGGTGTGTTGCTAAGTATATCCTTCATCATAGGTCAGACCAATGGCCCGCTGGAACAACTGGTGGCATTTATTCAGGCTGCTCAGGATGCAAAGATCAGTATGGACAGAATGAATGAAATTCATTCCAGAGAAGAGGAAGAGAAAAAGGGCGAAATCACAGAAGACTTGTCAGCCGTACACCTTGACGAGAAGGGCTTGTTTCACCCACAAGAAGAAGATATCATATTGGATAATATTTCTTTTCAGTACGAAGGACCTCATTCTCCTTTTGTATTAAAGGATATCTGTCTGCGCATACCAAAAGGTAAAATTACTGCTATTGTAGGCGATAGCGGTAGTGGAAAAACGACACTTATGAAACTGTTACTGGGTTATTACGAACCGGTAAACGGTCGTATCCTGGTAGGCGATCAACCCTTACCATCCTTGTCACCCAAATACTGGCGCAGCAAGTGTGGTACTATTATGCAGGATGGATATATTTTTTCTGACACCATTGCCAACAATATCGCATTAGATGGGGAAGAGATAGATCATACCCGCATGCAGCTGGCCGTGGAAACCGCCAATATCAAAGCATTTATAGAGAGCTGTCCCATGGGCTATGTCACCCGCATCGGCAATAATGGTACCGGTATTAGTGGCGGACAGCGACAAAGAATATTTATTGCCCGCGCAGTATACAAAGACCCTGATTACCTGTTCATGGACGAAGCGACCAGCAGTCTGGATGCGATTAATGAACGAAAGATCATGAATAATCTGCAGGCCTTTTTCGGCGGGAAATCGGTTGTCATTATTGCTCATCGATTGAGTACTGTAAAAAATGCAGATCAGATTATCGTACTGCAACAAGGGCGTATTGTAGAGCAGGGTGATCATCAGACATTGACACAGCGAAGAGGATATTATTATGAACTGGTGAAGAACCAGCTTGAAATAGGAAACTAA
- a CDS encoding radical SAM/SPASM domain-containing protein — MEYKSSFYIIKTGILDDSDAAPKRLLYATRTGSVLMIKDVYYGYLERNELDQLPPSLLSELATIEAIVPADQDELDYILQDNQQAVEQDHTLDIVIQPGASCQLGCHYCGQEHTNQYMPVDLQQKMIARIGDKLRNEGAKKLSVTWYGAEPLMAVKQIREMSEPLMELTAKLGLGYTADMITNGLSLKPSIFREMVAQWKIRHFQITLDGVAAYHDKNRYTKKGQPTFDLIFKNILDIVNDPFYEECKARITVRCNVDRNNEAGIDEFIQLLASYQLQKKVGFYMIPVHNWGENNAGDTVGVSKSDFASEEIDWMMKLIHHGFYTEILPGRSKIVCSTVKKGSEVYDAYGNVSTCWEVPYTSLYKDTAYEIGHLDQPFVEDTSKTPMRAWNTTLKEGKTWCANCKLLPVCGGSCPIHWEHGIPACPSFKFNIEDRLVLEYIQSRQQKEVAL, encoded by the coding sequence ATGGAATATAAGAGTTCCTTCTATATCATAAAGACAGGGATACTTGATGACAGCGATGCCGCTCCTAAAAGACTCCTCTATGCCACCCGCACCGGCAGCGTATTGATGATTAAAGATGTTTATTACGGATATCTGGAACGGAATGAACTGGATCAGCTGCCACCTTCCTTACTTAGCGAACTGGCTACTATCGAAGCTATTGTACCCGCAGATCAGGATGAGCTGGATTATATATTGCAGGATAACCAGCAAGCTGTGGAGCAGGACCATACGCTGGATATTGTGATACAGCCAGGCGCCTCGTGCCAGTTGGGGTGTCATTACTGTGGGCAGGAACATACCAATCAATATATGCCTGTTGATCTGCAACAAAAAATGATCGCACGCATCGGGGATAAGTTACGTAATGAAGGCGCTAAAAAATTGTCTGTTACCTGGTATGGTGCAGAACCACTGATGGCAGTGAAACAAATTCGGGAGATGAGTGAACCCCTGATGGAGCTGACAGCTAAGCTAGGATTGGGGTATACTGCTGATATGATTACAAATGGATTGAGTCTGAAGCCATCCATCTTCAGGGAGATGGTTGCACAATGGAAGATCCGGCATTTCCAGATTACCCTGGATGGTGTGGCTGCTTACCACGATAAAAACAGGTATACGAAAAAAGGACAACCCACCTTTGACCTGATCTTTAAGAACATTCTGGATATCGTCAACGATCCCTTTTATGAAGAATGTAAAGCGAGAATTACGGTGCGTTGCAATGTAGATCGTAATAATGAAGCTGGCATTGATGAATTTATCCAACTGCTGGCCAGTTATCAATTGCAGAAGAAAGTTGGGTTTTATATGATACCTGTGCATAACTGGGGCGAGAATAATGCAGGAGATACTGTCGGCGTAAGTAAGAGCGATTTTGCATCTGAAGAGATTGACTGGATGATGAAGCTCATCCATCATGGATTTTATACGGAGATCCTGCCCGGCCGGTCTAAGATTGTATGTAGTACAGTTAAAAAAGGCTCAGAAGTATACGATGCTTATGGAAATGTATCTACCTGTTGGGAAGTACCTTATACGTCTCTGTATAAAGACACGGCATACGAGATAGGGCATCTGGACCAACCTTTTGTTGAAGATACGAGCAAAACCCCTATGCGGGCATGGAACACTACTTTGAAAGAAGGGAAGACCTGGTGTGCAAACTGTAAGTTATTGCCGGTATGCGGAGGTAGCTGTCCTATTCACTGGGAGCATGGCATCCCTGCCTGCCCATCGTTCAAGTTCAATATTGAAGACCGGCTGGTATTGGAGTATATACAAAGTCGTCAGCAAAAGGAAGTAGCCCTTTAA